The sequence ACCCCGAACGCCTGTTTCCCTCGCTGTTCGAGCCGGTCCACGGCTCTGCACCCGACATCTACGGCAAGGGCATCGCCAATCCGATCGGCCAGATCTGGTGCGGCGCCATGATGCTTGAACACCTCGGCCATCAGGACGCGGCCGACGCTGTCATGCACGCAATCGAAGTCGTCTTGGGCGAAGGCCCGCGCACCCCCGACATGGGCGGCAACGCCACCACGAGCGACGTCGGCAAATCCGTCGCCGCAGTTGTAGCGTCCGCCTGAGTACCCCAAAGGAGAAACCATATGGATAAGGAAGTTGCCATCCAGTCCCTCACGGACACCATGGCGAAATTCACTGCGTATATCGGTAAGCGTCTGCCAAAGGACGTGAAGGCAAAACTCGCTGACCTGCGCACGATGGAAACCAACCCGCTGGCCAAATCGATTTACGACTCGATGGCCGGCAACCAGGAAGCGGCCGACAAGCTCGACCGACCCAGCTGCCAGGACACCGGGGTCATCCAGTATTTCGTCGAAGCGGGTGCCCGTTTCCCGATGCTCGGCGAACTCGAAGAGATCCTGCGCGAAGCCACGGCTGAAGCCACTCGCATGGGTCCGCTGCGCCACAACGCGGTCGAGACCTTCGACGAGAAAAACACCGGCACCAACACTGGCACGCAGATTCCGTGGCTGGACTGGCGCATCGTGCCCGACAGCGACACCTGCACCATCGACGTGTACATGGCCGGTGGCGGCTGCACGCTGCCCGGTGCGGCCAAAGTGCTCATGCCCGGCCAGGGCTACGAGGGCGTGGCTGAATTCGTGATGGATGTGATTACCGAACGTGGCGTCAACGCGTGCCCGCCCTTGCTGGTCGGTGTCGGCGTTTCCACCTCGGTCGAAACGGCGGCACGCCTGTCCAAGCTCGCGATCATGCGTCCGGTGGATTCGAAGAGCACCAACGAGCGCGCTGCACTCATGGAAGAACTGCTGGAGCAAGGCCTGAACGAGATCGGCATCGGTCCCCAGGGGCTGACCGGCAACAACAGTGTGATGGGCGTCAATATCGAATCGTCCGCGCGCCACCCCTCAACCATTGGCGTGGCGGTCAATACCGGCTGCTGGGCTCACCGCCGCGGCAAGATCCGGATCAACGCCGATCTGTCCTACGACATCCTGTCCCACGAAGGAGTGGTGCTGTGAAGAAGATTCTGACAACGCCCATCAAGGACGAAGATCTGAAGAGCCTGAACGTCGGTGACGTGGTGTACCTGACCGGTCGCCTGGTGACCTGTCGAGACGTGGCCCACCGGCGCCTCATCGAGCAGGGGCGCGAGTTGCCCGTCAATCTCGAAGGCGGTGCCATCTTTCATGCGGGCCCTATCGTGCGCAAGAAGGATGATGGCAACTTCGAGATGGTCTCGATCGGCCCGACCACCAGCATGCGTATGGAAAAATTCGAGCGCGAGTTCATCAAGCAGACCGGTGTGAAGCTTATCGTTGGTAAGGGCGGCATGGGGCCGGAGACGGCGGCAGGCTGTCAGGAACACACGGCCGTTCACGCCATCTTCCCGGGCGGCTGTGCCGTGCTGGCGGCGACTCAGGTCGAGGAGATCGAAGGTGCTGAGTGGCAGGATCTGGGTATGCCTGAGACGCTCTGGATCAACCGGGTGAAGGAATTCGGCCCGCTGATCATTTCGATCGACACCAAGGGCAATAACCTCATCGCCCAGAACAAGGGCACCTTCAACGAGAAGAAAAAGTCCATCCTCGAGAAGATCAACAAGCAGCTGAGCTTCATCAAATAAGCCAAGCGGGCCGGGGACTGAACCTCCGGCCCGCTTCGCATTTCATCAGTCTCTAAACCAGCACACTGCCACTTAGCTACTTCATGACTTCTCGACCTGATCCCCGGCAACTGTTGCGCGACATGCTCGATGCAGCCATCGCGAGCGCGCAAGCGGAACGATGCATCCCGCCGTATCTGCCGGAACCGCCACCGGGTCGCCTGATCGTGATTGGTGCCGGCAAAGCCTCGGCAGAAATGGCACACGTGGTTGAACAAAACTGGGCAGGCGTGCTCACTGGTTTGGTGGTGACGCGTTACGGCTACGCGGTACCGTGTGAGCGGATAGAGATCGTTGAGGCCGCGCATCCGGTGCCTGACGAAGCTGGTTTAAATGCAGCACGACGAATCCTGAAGCTTGTGTCGGGACTCACCGCTGAGGACATGGTCCTGTGCCTGATCTCAGGCGGCGGCTCTGCCTTGTTACCCCTGCCGCTCGACGGCATCACCCTCGAGGACAAGCAGACGGTGAATCGTGCCTTGCTGCGCAGCGGTGCCACCATCAGCGAAATGAACTGCGTACGCCGGCACCTGTCAGCCATCAAGGGCGGGCGTCTGGCCGCGGCCTGTCACCCCGCCCGCGTGGTGAATCTGCTGATCTCTGATGTCCCGGGCGACGACCCCATCAATATCGCCTCTGGCCCGACCGTCGCGGACCCGACGACCTGTACCGATGCGCTGGAGATCATCCGCCGATACGGCCTCGAATTGCCGGCGGCGGTGAGGGATGCTCTGGACTCAGGACGCGGGGAATCCATCAAGCCGAGTGATCCGCGACTTGCGCGTGTCAGCACCCACATCGTTGCGGCGCCGCGGCTGGCGCTCGGCGCGGCGGCGGCCGTGGCGGCGGAAGCGGGGGTTCCCGTGCATATTCTCGGCGATGCGATCGAAGGCGAAGCGCGGGACGTGGGCACCGCCATGGCCGGCATCGCCCGCCATGTGGCCAATCACGGGTTGCCATTTCAGCCTCCGTGCGTGCTGCTCTCTGGTGGCGAGACGACAGTCACTGTATCCGGAAGCGGGCGCGGTGGGCGCAATGTGGAGTTCCTGCTCGCGCTGGCCATTGCTGCCGATGAACACCCCTCCATTCATGCTCTAGCGGCCGACACGGACGGCGTCGATGGTCAGGAGGAAATTGCTGGGGCCTACCTAGTCCCTGATGCCCTGGCCCGCGCCCGGGCGTTGGGCATCCGCCCGCGTGACGCTCTCGGCAACAACGACGGTCACGGCTTCTTCGGCGCCTTGGGCGACGCCATCGTGACCGGTCCGACACTGACCAATGTGAATGACTTTCGCGCCATCTACATTGCCGGGTCAGAAACGGAAACAGGTCGAATCTAAGGACAACCAATGCATCGCAATCGTAAAGCGAAGATCGTCGCTACACTCGGACCGGCCAGCAGCGATCCAGACATGATTCGGATTTTGTTCGAAGCGGGGGCAGATGTTTTTCGCCTGAACTTCAGCCACGGTAGTCATGAAGATCATCGGCAGCGTCTTGCATCGATCCGGTCCATCGAGGCGACATCGGGGCGCTCCATCGGGATTCTGCTCGACCTGCAGGGGCCGAAGCTCCGTCTGGGCCTGTTCGCTCAAGGTTCTGCGCTGCTACACGAGGGCGCCCGATTCAGGCTGGATCTCGACACGCAATGCCCGGGTGACGAGACGCGTGCAGCCATGCCCCATCCCGAGATCTTCGCCGCACTGGAACCGGGTGCTGAACTCTTGGTGGACGATGGTCGGGTGCGCTTGCGGGTCGAACGATGCGGCACCGATTTCGCCGACACGTGCGTCGTCACCGGAGGCAAGGTGTCGGACCGAAAGGGTGTTAACGTGCCTGGCGTGGTCTTGCCGTTGTCGGCGCTCACTTCCAAGGATCATGCTGATCTGGACTTTGGCCTCTCGCTCGGTGTCGACTGGATCGCGCTCTCCTTCGTGCAACGCCCCGAGGACATTCAGGAAATCAAGGCCATCGTTCAAGGCCGTGCCGGCATTGTCGCCAAGCTGGAAAAACCCGCCGCGATCGACCGGCTCGAAGCAATTGTGGCCGAGAGCGACGCAGTCATGGTGGCCCGCGGTGATCTGGGCGTCGAATTGCCACCGGAGCAGGTGCCGGCCATACAAAAGCGCATCGTGAACGCCTGTTGACAGGCCGGCAAGCCGGTTATCGTTGCGACCCAGATGCTCGAATCCATGGTCGGTGCCCCGGTGCCGACCCGCGCGGAAGCCTCTGACGTCGCCACTGCCATCTACGAAGGCGCAGACGCGGTGATGCTGTCGGCAGAATCAGCCTCAGGTCAATATCCATTGGAGGCTGTGCGGATTATGGACCGCATTCTTCAACAGACCGAGGCTGATCCACACCACGAAGATGTGATGGCGGCGTCCCGAGCATCGGTCCATGCCGGAACTTGCGATAAGGCAGATGCCGTTGGAGCTGCTGTGAGCGATGTCGCGCGGCGTCTGGGTGCCGCCGCCGCGGTGGCGTACACAAGTTCCGGCTATTCGGCTTTGCGCATTGCAAAGGAGCGCCCGGGCGTTCCCATTATCGGCATGACGCCACTTACAGCCACGGCCCGTCGCCTTGCGCTCGTCTGGGGCGTCCATGCCGTCGTCTGTGCTGATGTAAGTAGCGTGGCCGAAATGAGCGACGTTGCGTGTGAAACGGCGCGGGCTCAAAGTTTTGCTTCACCGGGTCAAGTTCTCGTAATCGCTGCAGGCATGCCGTTTGGCACGTCGGGAACCACCAATCTGATTCGCATCGCTCAAATCGAGTAAGAGAACCGGGCGCTATCACGCAGTCGATGACGTCAGGAGGCGCCCCGGTTCAAACAATAAAATCCATAGGGAGACATACCATGAGCGGATCCAACCGCGACGCCGCGCTGGAGTACCACCGTTACCCGCGGCCCGGCAAGATCGCCGTCACGCCGACCAAGGCGCTGACCAACCAGCAGGACTTGTCGCTGGCCTATTCGCCGGGCGTGGCCGCTGCCTGCGAGGCGATCGTCGAGTCGCCCGCCGAGGCCGCCAACCTGACCGCGCGCAGCAACCTGATCGGTGTGGTGACCAACGGCACCGCCGTGCTCGGCCTGGGCAACATCGGCCCGCTGGCCGCCAAGCCGGTGATGGAAGGCAAGGGCGTGCTGTTCAAGAAGTTCGCCGATATCGATGTGTTCGACCTGGAGATCAACGAGCCCGACGCCGATAAGCTGATCGATATGATCGCCGCGCTGGAGCCGACCTTCGGCGGCATCAACCTCGAGGACATCAAGGCGCCCGAATGCTTCTACATCGAAAAGCAGTTGCGCGAGCGGATGAACATCCCGGTCTTCCATGACGACCAGCACGGCACGGCGATCGTGGTCGGTGCCGCGGTGCTCAACGGCCTGCATCTGCAGGGCAAGGACCTGAAGACCATCAAGCTGGTGACCTCCGGTGCCGGCGCCGCGGCGCTGGCCTGCCTGGATCTGCTGGTGATGCTCGGCGTGCCGGTCGAGAACATCTGGGTGACCGACATCGAGGGCGTGGTGTACGAAGGGCGCACCGCGCTGATGGACCCGATCAAGGCGCGCTATGCCAAGCCTACCGAGGCGCGCACGCTGGGCGAGATCATCGAGGGGGCGGACGTGTTCCTCGGCCTGTCGGCCGGCGGCGTGCTCAAACAGGACATGGTGCGCAAGATGGCCGCCAAGCCGCTGGTGCTGGCGCTGGCCAACCCGCGCCCGGAGATCCTGCCCGAGGACGTCAAGGCGGTGCGCGACGACGCGATCATCGCCACCGGCCGCTCGGACTATCCGAACCAGGTCAACAACGTGCTGTGCTTCCCGTTCATCTTCCGCGGGGCGCTGGACGTGGGTGCGACCACCATCACCGACGAGATGAAGATGGCGGCGGTCAGGGCCATTGCCGAACTGGCGCGCGCCGAGCAGAGCGATATCGTGGCCGCGGCCTACGGCGAGAAGGTGGCCGGTTTCGGCTCGGACTACATCATCCCCCGCCCCTTTGACCCGCGCCTGATCGTGCTCATCGCGCCGGCAGTGGCTCGCGCGGCGATGGAATCGGGCGTGGCGACGCGGCCGATCGCCGACTGGGACGCCTACACCACGCTGCTCAACGGCTTTGTGTGGCGCTCCGGCTTGATCATGAAGCCGGTGTTCGCCGCCGCCAAGCGCAACCCCAAGCGCATCATCTTCAGCGAGGGCGAGTCCGAGCGGGTGCTGCGCGCGGTGCAGATCGTGGTCGACGAAGGCCTGGCGCGGCCGATCCTGATCGGCCGGCCGGCGGTGGTGATGAACCACATCGAGCGCTTCGGCCTGCGCCTGCAGCCGGAGACGGATTTCGAGCTGGTCAACCCGGATTCCGACCCGCGCTACGACACCCTGTGGAAGCACTACCACGGGCTGATGGAGCGCAGCGGGGTGTCGGTGGAGTACGCCAAGCGCGAGGTGCGCCGCCGCTCGACGCTGATCGGCGCGCTGCTGCTCAAGTTCGGCGACGCCGATGGCCTGATCTGCGGCACCTACGGCATGCACCAGCTGCACCTGAAGTTCATCGACGATGTGCTCGGGCGCAAGCCGGGCGCCAGCAAGTGCTACACCCTCAACCTGCTCAACCTGCCGGGGCGCACGGTGTTCATGGCTGACACCTATGTCACCTACGACCCGACGCCGGCGCAGCTGGTCGAGATGACGGTGATGGCCGCCGAGGAAATGCGCCGCTTCGGCGTCGAGCCCAAGGTCGCCTTGCTGTCGCACTCGAGCTTCGGCTCCGACGACTCGCCGACCTCGGCCAAGATGCGCGAGGCACTGCGCCTGCTGCACGAGCAGCATCCGGACATCGAGGTCGAGGGCGAGATGCACGGTGACGCGGCGCTCGACGCCACCACGCGCATGCAGGTCTTCCCGAACGCGCGCATGCGCGAGGACGCCAACCTGCTGATCTTCCCGACGCTGGATGCGGCCAACATCGCCTTCAACCTGCTCAAGACCGCTTCGGGCGAGGGCATGACGGTGGGCCCGATCCTGCTCGGCGCCGCCAAGCCGGCGCACATCCTCACGCCCACGGCGACGGTCCGGCGCATCGTCAACATGACGGCGCTGACGGTGGTGGAGGCGGGGCAGGATGGAGAGGAAAGTTCTTTGGGCCGGGAGTCTCGAGCGTAAGCAACTGCCCAGATCGAACTTCCCCTACCAATCAGGTAGGGGATTTGGCGGGCTCAGACGAGCAGCCCGGCAGATTGCAGGGCGTGGAATCAGCTTCTTCAATTAATTCGTCTGATTTGCAGGCCTTACCGGTCGCTCTGCGAAGTCACGCGGTACGACGGCAATGGCCGATTGACTGCCGCCCAAGCCCCCCGTGCGATGTACCCCCCCGTCAATGCCCCTGCACCGCCTTCCACGCCAAATACTCTGACGGCCGCAAACCATAGCGTGCCAGCACACCCTCATGCAGCCGACGGAGTTCTTCGACGATGAGGGCTTGCACGTCGGGCTGCTGTTGCTCGGGAACGCGCTCTGCCGTGATTCGTTGTATGCAGCCGAGCGGGTCCGCCGCCGGGTGGGTGATGACCTCGTGGATGGTTTGTTTGATCAGGTCGCGCCAAACCAGGCGGAGGGGGTCGGGTTCTGCGAGGTCTTGCTTGATAGCGAGATATTCCTGCGTCGAGCGTTCGTAGGCCCAGACGTACAGGTCGCGCAGCAGCTCGACGCGGGTCATCTCGTACACACCCAGTGTGGCGCGGCTGTAGGCCTGCTCGGGCACGTCCAGAAAGGTGAGCGGGCACAGGTTGGCGCGGAACAGGGGCAGGTTGGCGGCCAGGCGCGAGGTGCGCTTGTTGATGTCGGCAAAGGGCTGCAGGTAGGGCAGGTGCACCATCATGAAGAAGGACTGCTCGAACGGGTCGCGAATCTGCGTGACCTTGCCCAGCAGCGCATCCAGCGCATGCTCGATCTGCTGCGGCGTGGAGAGCGGGCGGTAGACGCTCTTTCCGATATCGACGGCGTGCAGGCGGATTCGCCCTTCGTCGGCCGGGTTGGGCAGCAGGTTTTCCGCCAGCGCGCTGTGCAGGTTCATCAAGGTGTATCGATTGAACTCGGTGGCTTCGATGTTTTCAACCAGCAACTCGATGGCTGTCTTGTGGTTGAGGATCATCTGCGTTTCGATCGCGGCCTTGCCGCGCGCGGCCTTGCCGTGCTCGATGAGTGCGCGCGTGTCGAGCCGGGAGTAGGTGTTGCCTTCGAGGTGGCTCGACGCCCATGACAGGTCGATCAGCAGCCGGTTGAGAATCGCACGGCTGTAGGTGCCTGCCGGCTTGTCGACGTCGGCCGTTCTACCCATCTTGTGCAACTGGCGGCGCAGCGACGCCGACAGATACCAGGTTTCATTGGGGCGGTAGGCGTCCAGAAAATCAGGCTGGTAGCCCACAGGTGCGCGCGCTTCGGGCGGTTGGTCGATGTAGGCCAGGACATCGACGCTATCGGCCGACAGGGGGATATGGCGAGGGAAACCATCGGTGCCGTCAGCCGGCGCATCCGCGCCGGTCTGGCGGCTGGCATCAAAATATCTACGGGCCCGGCCTTCACCCCGTGCGACAATCCGGCCGCCATCGATCAGTTTCGCGATCTGGCGCTGTGCCGTTCGCCGGGCAATGTCAGGATGCCCGGCCAAGAGTTCGGCCAGCGTCAATCCGTTTGCTGAGGCCCGGATGCTGTTGAGCAGGTCGTTGGTCGAAGACATGGAACTGTTGGCGCCGTTCGAGGTGATCGTGGCGCGATTGTGGCGCAGTTTATTAAACCGCGCCAGTTTTGGCCAAAGATGTGGCGCAGTTCAGGGTGAACTGCGCCATCGCACGGTCTGGTGCCAACCCGCACTCGTTGGTCTGACCCCATCTTGGGCAGCAGCGCCCGGATTGCGCTGCGCGCCATCCGGGCGACGAATCCGACGGCCATAGAAACCGCGCGAGCGGCAGCCAAACCGCGCGAGCGGCAGCCGCGGCCGATCGACCACCGCTGGCGGGATGAATCCCGCCCTACGACATCGGCGTGGCACGCACCTTTGTTAGCACACACCCGAAGCCAAACACCCGCCGCGCCTCACCCCAGCCGCCCGATCTTCTCCCCCGCCGCATCGACATGCCCCGCGAGGGCATCGACACACGCCCGAAACCGCGGGCTGAACTCTTGCTCCCCCCCAACCCGCGCCAGAAACGCCCGCGCCAGCGCTTCGGCGCGGCGCCAGTGCTCGGCGCTGACGCTGGCGTGGATGCTCGCCGCCGGCAGGGTGTCGGGCAGGGCGCCGCTGCGGTGGGGGGCGAAGGCCATGGGGGTCATGTCGTAGGCGGGGGCGATGGCGTAGGGGCGGCCGTGGTCGGCGATGAAGGAGAGGTTGCCGTGGTGCATGTCGGTGTTGCCGATGAGGGTGCCGAAGGCCCACAGCAGCTCGGCCACATCCGCGGCTTCGGGGGTGATTTGCCCGGCGCTGGCCAGCGGGCGCACGACGGTGGGCCAGGTGCCGGCGCCGGTGCCGACGAATTCGGCGTCGAGCGCGGCGAGCGAGTGCAGCGCGCGCCGACCGAGCGGGCCGACGCGGTCGAAGCGTTCGACTTCGAGGAAGCGCTGCCCGGCGTGGTCGACGATGCGTGAGACGGCGGCCGGGAGGCCGGCGCGGCGCAGGGTGTCGAGGGCGAGGTGTTCGGCCAGCAGCAGGTCGCGCCAGCGCTCGGTAACCGGGCTGGCTTCGGCTTCGCTGAACTTGACGATCATATGCCGCGGGCCGTCGGGGGTGGCGGCCATGGCGGTGAACTTGGGCTGCTCGCCGCCGGCGGACGAGCCCGGCGCTTCGCCGCGAGCGGCGGCCTGTGCCAGTTCGGCATACGCCGCGGCCTTGCCGGGCGCCGTGAGCGGCACGCCCTCGGGCGCGACCAGGAAGTGCTGTCGGGCGGTGTCGCCAAGCAGCAGGTTGCCGACCACGTCGTGCCCGTGCGCCAGTAGTGCGTGCAGGGCATGGGTGTCGTTCCAGTCGACGAGGCGGTCGGGCAGGCCGAGGGCCTGGCTGTGGCGGGCCACGTAGGCACGCCCAAGGTAGCCCTGCGGCCGCATGTCGAACAGCCACCACGGCAGGCCTGCGCTGTGCAGCGTGACGCCGTCTTCCTGGCGCATGACGAAGCCGTCCGGCCGCACCGGGATCAGCATGCCGAGCTTGCGCAGCCGCCCTTGGGTGTCGACACGGTACACCGGCATGTCGGGCAGGCCGCGTGCGGCGTCGCGCAGGGCGTATTGAATGGATCGCGCGGCGCCGATGCGTACCACGTCGTCGCCCAGTGCGGCGATGGCGCGCGACACCGTGGGCTGGCTGACGCCCAGGTGGTCGGCCAGTTGGCGCGCGGTGCGCACACCTGACGAGAGGTGGCGCCGCAGAGATTCGACATGATCAGACATGGCAATGAATCGATTTATGAATAGATTGTTGGATCGATACTATCAGACGCTGCAGCCCGGCATGAGGCCACATCAGCGGCACGCCCGTGTCGTCCGACCGGCGGCCAACCGGCGCAAGGCGAACGCCGCCCCCGGACTCCGCGCCGTCAGCGCGGCCTTCAGCCGCCCCACACCTGGGCGATGGCCGCCATCGCCGCCTGGATCGGCGCCTCGGTGCGCCGGTCGGCGCGGCAGATGAAGCCCAGCTCGGCGGCCACCGACACGCTGTCGGCAATCACCACGCCTTCGGCATGCGCGGCGCGCAGCGCGAGGCTGTCGCGCGCCAAGGCGAGGGCGACACCGGAGCGCACCAGGTCGAGCATGGTGGGCTCCAGGTCCACCCGCGCCACCACATTCGGGCGCACGCCCTCGGCGGCGAAGATGCGCGCCAGCAGGCGGTGGTGCACCGACTCGGGCGGGGTTTCGATCCACGGCAGCGCGGCCAGCGCGCGCCAGCCCTTGCCGCGCACCTGCCCCGCCCAGCCCGGCGGCGCCACTACGCGGTAGCTGAACTCGGTGAGCCCCACCACCTGGAAGCGCCCCGCCAATTCGGCAAAGCCGGGCGCGCCGAGGGTGTAGGCGACGTCCAGCTCGCCGGTTTCGACGCGCTGCGCGGCGGTGCCCGACATGCCGTGGCTCAGTTCGAAGGACAGCGCCGGATGCCGCTCGGCCAGCGTGCCGAGGAAGGTCCCCAGACGCAGGAATTCCGGATCGACGATGGTGCCCAGGCGCAGGCGGCCGACCACCGCATCCTTGAGCGCGGCGGCCGCGGCGCCGAATTCGGCCCCCGCCGCCAGCGCCCGCTCGGCCGCCGGCAGCAGGCGCTGGCCGGCCTCGGTGAGGCGCATGCCGCGCGGGGTGCGCTCGAACAGGGTCAGGTCCAGCCCGGCCTGCAGCTTCTTGAGCTGCAGGCTGAGCGCCGGCTGGGTGACGAAGAGACGCTCGGCGGCGCGGGTGAGATTGCCCTCACGGGCGACGGTGACGAAGGCGCGCAGGCTGGTGTAGTCCATTTTCGATATAAGCAGTCGAAATATCCAGCTCAAGGATAAATCATTGGATCTGCCGCGCAATGGCGTTTTTAATGAAGCCCATGATGCCACTACGTTCATGGAGCCTTTGCCGGATATGAGCCTGACTTACACCACCGCCCCCGACGCCCTCACCCACTGGATCGACGGTCGCCCCATCGCCGCCACCGGCGGCCGCAGCGCCGAGGTCTTTGACCCGGCGCTTGGCCGCGTCGCCCGCCGCGTCGGCCTGGCCAGCGCGGCCGATGCCGACGCCGTAGTGGCCAGCGCCGCCCGCGCCCAGGCCGACTGGGGCGCACAGGCCCCGCAGAAGCGCGCCCGCGTGCTGTTCCGCATGAAGGCGCTGGTCGAGCAGCACACCGACGACCTCGCCCGCCTGATCACCCGCGAGCACGGCAAGACCTTTCCCGATGCGCAGGGCGAGGTGCAGCGCGGGCTGGAGGTAATCGAATTCGCCTGCGGCATCCCGCAG comes from Denitromonas sp. and encodes:
- the ttdA gene encoding L(+)-tartrate dehydratase subunit alpha, with the protein product MDKEVAIQSLTDTMAKFTAYIGKRLPKDVKAKLADLRTMETNPLAKSIYDSMAGNQEAADKLDRPSCQDTGVIQYFVEAGARFPMLGELEEILREATAEATRMGPLRHNAVETFDEKNTGTNTGTQIPWLDWRIVPDSDTCTIDVYMAGGGCTLPGAAKVLMPGQGYEGVAEFVMDVITERGVNACPPLLVGVGVSTSVETAARLSKLAIMRPVDSKSTNERAALMEELLEQGLNEIGIGPQGLTGNNSVMGVNIESSARHPSTIGVAVNTGCWAHRRGKIRINADLSYDILSHEGVVL
- the ttdB gene encoding L(+)-tartrate dehydratase subunit beta, translating into MKKILTTPIKDEDLKSLNVGDVVYLTGRLVTCRDVAHRRLIEQGRELPVNLEGGAIFHAGPIVRKKDDGNFEMVSIGPTTSMRMEKFEREFIKQTGVKLIVGKGGMGPETAAGCQEHTAVHAIFPGGCAVLAATQVEEIEGAEWQDLGMPETLWINRVKEFGPLIISIDTKGNNLIAQNKGTFNEKKKSILEKINKQLSFIK
- a CDS encoding glycerate kinase, with product MTSRPDPRQLLRDMLDAAIASAQAERCIPPYLPEPPPGRLIVIGAGKASAEMAHVVEQNWAGVLTGLVVTRYGYAVPCERIEIVEAAHPVPDEAGLNAARRILKLVSGLTAEDMVLCLISGGGSALLPLPLDGITLEDKQTVNRALLRSGATISEMNCVRRHLSAIKGGRLAAACHPARVVNLLISDVPGDDPINIASGPTVADPTTCTDALEIIRRYGLELPAAVRDALDSGRGESIKPSDPRLARVSTHIVAAPRLALGAAAAVAAEAGVPVHILGDAIEGEARDVGTAMAGIARHVANHGLPFQPPCVLLSGGETTVTVSGSGRGGRNVEFLLALAIAADEHPSIHALAADTDGVDGQEEIAGAYLVPDALARARALGIRPRDALGNNDGHGFFGALGDAIVTGPTLTNVNDFRAIYIAGSETETGRI
- a CDS encoding NADP-dependent malic enzyme, with product MSGSNRDAALEYHRYPRPGKIAVTPTKALTNQQDLSLAYSPGVAAACEAIVESPAEAANLTARSNLIGVVTNGTAVLGLGNIGPLAAKPVMEGKGVLFKKFADIDVFDLEINEPDADKLIDMIAALEPTFGGINLEDIKAPECFYIEKQLRERMNIPVFHDDQHGTAIVVGAAVLNGLHLQGKDLKTIKLVTSGAGAAALACLDLLVMLGVPVENIWVTDIEGVVYEGRTALMDPIKARYAKPTEARTLGEIIEGADVFLGLSAGGVLKQDMVRKMAAKPLVLALANPRPEILPEDVKAVRDDAIIATGRSDYPNQVNNVLCFPFIFRGALDVGATTITDEMKMAAVRAIAELARAEQSDIVAAAYGEKVAGFGSDYIIPRPFDPRLIVLIAPAVARAAMESGVATRPIADWDAYTTLLNGFVWRSGLIMKPVFAAAKRNPKRIIFSEGESERVLRAVQIVVDEGLARPILIGRPAVVMNHIERFGLRLQPETDFELVNPDSDPRYDTLWKHYHGLMERSGVSVEYAKREVRRRSTLIGALLLKFGDADGLICGTYGMHQLHLKFIDDVLGRKPGASKCYTLNLLNLPGRTVFMADTYVTYDPTPAQLVEMTVMAAEEMRRFGVEPKVALLSHSSFGSDDSPTSAKMREALRLLHEQHPDIEVEGEMHGDAALDATTRMQVFPNARMREDANLLIFPTLDAANIAFNLLKTASGEGMTVGPILLGAAKPAHILTPTATVRRIVNMTALTVVEAGQDGEESSLGRESRA
- a CDS encoding Fic family protein; the protein is MSSTNDLLNSIRASANGLTLAELLAGHPDIARRTAQRQIAKLIDGGRIVARGEGRARRYFDASRQTGADAPADGTDGFPRHIPLSADSVDVLAYIDQPPEARAPVGYQPDFLDAYRPNETWYLSASLRRQLHKMGRTADVDKPAGTYSRAILNRLLIDLSWASSHLEGNTYSRLDTRALIEHGKAARGKAAIETQMILNHKTAIELLVENIEATEFNRYTLMNLHSALAENLLPNPADEGRIRLHAVDIGKSVYRPLSTPQQIEHALDALLGKVTQIRDPFEQSFFMMVHLPYLQPFADINKRTSRLAANLPLFRANLCPLTFLDVPEQAYSRATLGVYEMTRVELLRDLYVWAYERSTQEYLAIKQDLAEPDPLRLVWRDLIKQTIHEVITHPAADPLGCIQRITAERVPEQQQPDVQALIVEELRRLHEGVLARYGLRPSEYLAWKAVQGH
- the yjjJ gene encoding type II toxin-antitoxin system HipA family toxin YjjJ, yielding MSDHVESLRRHLSSGVRTARQLADHLGVSQPTVSRAIAALGDDVVRIGAARSIQYALRDAARGLPDMPVYRVDTQGRLRKLGMLIPVRPDGFVMRQEDGVTLHSAGLPWWLFDMRPQGYLGRAYVARHSQALGLPDRLVDWNDTHALHALLAHGHDVVGNLLLGDTARQHFLVAPEGVPLTAPGKAAAYAELAQAAARGEAPGSSAGGEQPKFTAMAATPDGPRHMIVKFSEAEASPVTERWRDLLLAEHLALDTLRRAGLPAAVSRIVDHAGQRFLEVERFDRVGPLGRRALHSLAALDAEFVGTGAGTWPTVVRPLASAGQITPEAADVAELLWAFGTLIGNTDMHHGNLSFIADHGRPYAIAPAYDMTPMAFAPHRSGALPDTLPAASIHASVSAEHWRRAEALARAFLARVGGEQEFSPRFRACVDALAGHVDAAGEKIGRLG
- a CDS encoding LysR family transcriptional regulator, which produces MSWIFRLLISKMDYTSLRAFVTVAREGNLTRAAERLFVTQPALSLQLKKLQAGLDLTLFERTPRGMRLTEAGQRLLPAAERALAAGAEFGAAAAALKDAVVGRLRLGTIVDPEFLRLGTFLGTLAERHPALSFELSHGMSGTAAQRVETGELDVAYTLGAPGFAELAGRFQVVGLTEFSYRVVAPPGWAGQVRGKGWRALAALPWIETPPESVHHRLLARIFAAEGVRPNVVARVDLEPTMLDLVRSGVALALARDSLALRAAHAEGVVIADSVSVAAELGFICRADRRTEAPIQAAMAAIAQVWGG